In Microvenator marinus, one genomic interval encodes:
- a CDS encoding tetratricopeptide repeat protein, with product MQRVISCLLVALMAAAPLQGVVAQELSEEQVERFKELTDLGNKKYEEGDYSAAAQAFIDAYQIRPISNILYNVGRIYEQAGQLENALEYFERFVKSPNVEQESRADALERIKTIKGVLELEEEEATEENAQTTPPPAAPAGEPDRTVSYIVLGSSAVLLGGSLAFGFLASGEYDTFENATTLQERRDAADSGSTFSIVSDSLLISGIIAAGVGTVLFFTAKPSEGGVAIAPYVGQHEAGLGLSLTY from the coding sequence ATGCAACGCGTGATTTCGTGTCTTCTAGTCGCATTGATGGCTGCAGCGCCCCTGCAAGGGGTGGTCGCTCAAGAATTGAGCGAGGAACAAGTTGAGCGGTTCAAGGAATTGACCGACCTCGGTAATAAGAAATACGAGGAAGGCGATTATAGCGCCGCCGCGCAAGCCTTCATCGATGCGTATCAAATTCGTCCGATCTCCAACATTCTTTATAACGTCGGCCGCATCTACGAGCAGGCCGGGCAATTAGAGAATGCCCTTGAGTACTTTGAGCGCTTCGTGAAGTCGCCAAATGTTGAGCAAGAATCGCGTGCCGACGCGCTCGAGCGCATCAAGACGATCAAAGGCGTGCTCGAACTCGAGGAAGAAGAGGCAACCGAAGAGAATGCTCAGACCACCCCACCGCCGGCAGCACCCGCTGGAGAGCCTGATCGTACCGTGTCGTACATCGTGCTCGGCAGCAGCGCGGTTCTCCTTGGTGGCTCACTCGCGTTCGGTTTCTTAGCCTCTGGCGAATACGACACGTTTGAGAACGCAACCACACTCCAAGAGCGGCGGGATGCGGCAGACTCCGGGTCCACGTTTTCAATCGTCTCGGACAGCTTGCTCATCTCGGGGATTATCGCCGCGGGTGTTGGCACGGTCCTATTCTTTACAGCGAAACCCAGTGAAGGCGGCGTTGCAATCGCCCCATATGTGGGTCAACACGAAGCAGGCCTCGGCCTCTCACTGACCTATTGA
- a CDS encoding SDR family oxidoreductase: MYDSIFKSGIFENRVAVVTGGGSGIGRCISHELASLGAHVVLIGRKEDKLKTVQAEIEEDGGQASWYSVDIRDEEGVKAAVSQILEDQKRIDFLVNNAGGQFPAPLAYTTKKGWDAVVATNLTGGFLMSREVYTQWMNEHGGAIVNIVADMWRGMPGMGHSGAARAGMVNFTKTAAVEWAGCGVRVNAVAPGWIASSGMDTYPDYVKATIPDLKKSVPLKRLGREAEVSAAVCFLLSPAASFITGECLSVDGGAPLYPHTFEIPDHKLSDPFLGFHRENEFDFLDE, from the coding sequence ATGTACGATTCAATCTTCAAATCGGGTATTTTCGAAAACCGCGTTGCCGTCGTGACCGGCGGCGGCTCCGGAATTGGACGATGCATTAGCCACGAGCTCGCAAGCCTTGGAGCACACGTTGTCCTGATCGGCCGAAAGGAAGACAAGCTCAAGACGGTCCAGGCCGAGATTGAGGAAGATGGCGGCCAGGCGAGCTGGTATTCGGTGGATATCCGCGACGAAGAAGGGGTCAAAGCCGCCGTCAGCCAGATCTTAGAAGATCAAAAACGCATAGACTTTCTGGTCAACAACGCCGGCGGCCAATTCCCCGCGCCGCTCGCCTATACCACCAAGAAGGGCTGGGACGCGGTCGTGGCCACAAACCTTACCGGCGGATTCTTGATGAGCCGGGAGGTTTATACCCAATGGATGAACGAGCACGGCGGCGCCATCGTCAATATCGTCGCCGATATGTGGCGCGGCATGCCTGGCATGGGTCATAGCGGGGCAGCTCGGGCAGGCATGGTCAACTTCACGAAAACTGCGGCTGTGGAATGGGCAGGCTGCGGGGTTCGGGTCAACGCGGTAGCGCCAGGGTGGATCGCGTCGAGCGGCATGGATACCTATCCAGACTACGTCAAGGCCACGATCCCGGATCTCAAGAAGTCTGTGCCTCTCAAACGCCTTGGACGCGAGGCGGAAGTCAGCGCGGCGGTGTGCTTTCTTTTGAGTCCCGCTGCATCCTTTATTACAGGCGAATGTCTCTCAGTGGACGGCGGTGCGCCGCTATATCCGCACACGTTTGAGATTCCCGACCATAAGCTCTCGGATCCATTCCTTGGCTTTCATCGAGAGAATGAGTTCGATTTTCTCGACGAGTGA